The following are encoded together in the Vigna angularis cultivar LongXiaoDou No.4 chromosome 9, ASM1680809v1, whole genome shotgun sequence genome:
- the LOC108346476 gene encoding subtilisin-like protease SBT4.14 — protein sequence MQNFYIVFLGDHAGSRDIALDAHLNILSAVKGSILEAKESMVYSYTKSFNAFAAKLSEDEAKNLSAMDEVVSVIPNQYRKLHTTRSWDFIGLPLTAKRKLKSESDIIVALLDTGVTPQLQSFKDDGFGPPPAKWKGTCDKYANFSGCNSKLIGARYFKIGGRPDPSDILSPIDVVGHGTHTASTAAGTVVPDASLFGIAKGTARGAVPSARLAVYKVCWASDDCADMDILAAFEAAIHDGVNVISISIGGGNPNYVQDSIGIGSFHAMRKGIITVASAGNDGPFMATVTNTAPWIVTVAASAIGRDFRSTIQLGNGKNFSGGGLTTFNPKQKQYPLVNGTDAARNSGSKENARFCFEDSLDPNKVKGKLVYCSLSGWGSESVVKGIGGIGTIMETDQVFEIAQIFMAPATIVNSSIGQIIINYTHSTRSPSAVIHKTHEVKIPAPFTASFSSRGPNPASKHILKPDVTAPGLNILASYTPMKSITGEKGDTQFSEFTLMSGTSMACPHVSGVAAYVKSFHPNWSPAAIRSAIITTAKPMSQRINKEAEFAYGAGQVSPTRAVSPGLVYDMDDFAYVQFLCHEGYNGSTLSVLVGSPVNCTSLLPGLGHDALNYPTMQLSVENNSGTTVGVFRRRVTNVGPAPTIFNATIKSPKGVEITVKPASLIFSHTQQKKSFKVVVKAKSMASMKIVSGSLIWRSTRYIVRSPIVIYSP from the exons ATGCAGAACTTTTACATTGTTTTCCTGGGAGATCATGCTGGGAGTAGAGACATAGCTCTAGACGCCCATTTAAATATTCTCTCTGCTGTTAAAGGAAG CATCCTTGAAGCCAAAGAATCCATGGTATACAGCTACACAAAGAGCTTTAATGCATTTGCTGCTAAATTGTCCGAGGATGAAGCTAAGAACTTGTCTG CCATGGATGAAGTAGTTTCTGTTATTCCAAATCAGTACCGCAAGCTACACACAACAAGATCATGGGACTTCATAGGATTACCTTTGACTGCTAAGAGAAAACTGAAATCAGAAAGTGACATAATTGTGGCTCTTTTGGATACAG GGGTCACTCCTCAGCTTCAAAGCTTCAAGGACGATGGATTTGGTCCTCCACCTGCAAAGTGGAAAGGAACTTGTGATAAATATGCAAATTTTTCAGGCTGCAATAG CAAGCTGATAGGAGCCAGATATTTCAAGATTGGTGGAAGGCCTGATCCATCTGACATATTATCCCCCATAGATGTGGTTGGTCATGGAACTCATACTGCATCAACAGCAGCAGGAACTGTTGTCCCAGATGCAAGTCTCTTTGGCATAGCCAAAGGAACGGCTCGTGGTGCTGTGCCATCAGCCAGATTGGCAGTTTACAAAGTCTGCTGGGCGAGTGATGATTGTGCAGACATGGACATACTAGCAGCATTTGAAGCTGCTATACATGATGGTGTTAATGTCATATCCATTTCCATTGGTGGAGGGAATCCAAATTATGTGCAGGACTCTATAGGAATTGGATCATTTCATGCCATGAGGAAAGGCATAATCACTGTGGCCTCAGCTGGAAATGATGGACCATTCATGGCAACTGTCACAAATACTGCACCATGGATTGTAACAGTGGCTGCTAGTGCCATTGGTAGGGATTTCAGGAGCACTATTCAGTTGGGAAATGGAAAGAATTTTTCT GGGGGAGGGCTGACCACCTTCAATCCAAAACAGAAACAGTACCCCCTTGTCAATGGGACTGATGCAGCCAGAAACTCTGGAAGCAAGGAAAATGCTAG GTTCTGCTTTGAAGACTCCTTGGATCCAAATAAGGTGAAAGGAAAACTTGTATACTGTAGTTTAAGTGGCTGGGGCAGTGAATCTGTTGTGAAAGGAATTGGTGGCATTGGTACTATAATGGAAACTGACCAAGTTTTTGAAATTGCCCAAATATTCATGGCTCCAGCTACCATAGTGAATAGTAGCATAGGtcaaattattatcaattataCACACTCCACAAG ATCACCATCAGCAGTAATACATAAGACCCACGAAGTAAAGATTCCAGCTCCATTTACTGCTTCATTTTCATCTAGGGGTCCAAATCCAGCATCTAAACATATTCTCAAG CCAGATGTTACAGCTCCTGGCCTTAACATCTTGGCATCTTATACACCTATGAAGTCAATTACTGGAGAGAAAGGAGATACCCAGTTTTCAGAATTTACACTTATGTCTGGAACTTCTATGGCATGCCCTCATGTTTCTGGTGTAGCAGCATATGTGAAATCATTTCACCCCAATTGGTCTCCTGCTGCAATAAGATCAGCCATTATTACTACAG CTAAACCTATGAGCCAGAGAATTAACAAGGAGGCAGAATTTGCCTATGGTGCTGGTCAAGTGAGCCCTACAAGAGCTGTGAGCCCTGGTTTAGTCTATGACATGGATGACTTTGCATATGTTCAGTTTTTATGCCATGAGGGCTATAATGGTTCCACTCTATCAGTGTTAGTTGGCTCTCCTGTGAACTGCACCTCTTTGCTTCCAGGACTTGGCCATGATGCTCTCAACTACCCCACCATGCAACTTAGTGTGGAAAACAACTCAGGCACAACAGTAGGAGTTTTCAGGAGAAGAGTGACCAATGTTGGTCCTGCTCCAACCATCTTCAATGCCACCATCAAATCTCCCAAAGGAGTGGAGATCACAGTGAAACCTGCAAGCCTCATTTTCTCTCATACTCAGCAGAAGAAGAGCTTCAAGGTAGTGGTGAAAGCAAAATCTATGGCAAGCATGAAAATAGTATCAGGTTCCCTTATTTGGAGAAGCACACGTTACATTGTTAGGAGCCCTATTGTTATCTATAGTCCATAA